ttatattttcagaaatgtTTCGTAGAATCAATTAAAACTGATTCAAATATATCAACTTGTGGCAGTTCATGGTGGTAATTTCtcaatatgcatttttattttatatgccaTTGATTACTTCCTCGCACATCATCTATTATGATGTGTGAGAAAGTAAACAATAgcatgaaaataaaatgaataataatgttgataGTGAAACGGAATCCAACACTTCACTGGAAGAAGAAAGCCATGATTATGGTTATCAATCGTCTTCTGCAAGcaaatgaagaagaagaaagaaaagattcACTTTGCTAAAGACTGAAGAAAAAATGGAagttttcttcttatttttatgtcgACTATTGTCCCGAGTATCCATTTGATACATTTTGagctaaaaattttgatagttTTTGGCGAAAATTGCCAAATGTTTTTAGATTTCTAGaagaattttacattaataatatcaattattaaaattaaaatggatACTTGGGTATTGATACAAAAGTTAAATGTAGAAATCTTTAAgacgatttatattaatattagctTGTGCTGTCTGCTTTTTTTTTGAGTGAAATCTGattctttatacatatatacattgtcaaatatattctttctttgaaataaatatgatatgtaCCGTTCCTTCAGAAAAGTCTCttgaaatatacaaatatatcacTGCCGATCGCCAAACCGCATAACAATACAGTAATGAGTCATATAAACGAGATGtaacaatacaatattttgcaGGTATATTTCGTGAAAAAATTCAAGTATTATCTCAGCTTGATTTGGTGTGAATATTTCTACGCATTTTGGTGGATCCTAGAATCGATGAATACACAGAAAGCATGAACAATTTAATGCAGATTGACACGTGTGTGCaattaaagcaattaaaataattaccatAACGGTACACTGAAGAACacgtttgaaaaaataattatatgtttccTCAATTGTGTTCCAGTAGTTTGCGAGATAAAAATTGTGAGTTGAAAGTATTAATTCTATAACTGTGCAAATTTGTTGGTCAGTAAATAGCTTTTCCCTGAAATATACAAACATACGTGAAATTATCTTTCCGCGAGTTATAAACTTGTGTTTTAAACGtggtaaaaatattgataatatttgataatattaagatataaagttttactttacatcaagtaaaaatattcttttttttcaatattagtataaaatatatttcatatgtacttgaaaaatttgaaagtttgCCATAGAAGTTTCacaagtatttcttttttctcatctTTATATGATgtattacgtaaaatttttttctctgaaaataaaacagtccacctttttattatataatatcaatagacttgaaaatatattatagatgtAAAGATTAgatttagatatataaatattttgttcggTTTGCTATTGTGcgctataataattttaaatacccATTTTTACCGagaaatagtaaaattaacttttcgtCTCTCTGTTGTCTCATATAAGCAACATCTTCGGACGTTATCAATGTGAAAGGTTGATAACTATATTGGTCATGCAATGGTACATTGTCAAATTTCCAAGGTCCACATATGTCGTCGTAACTCGTATTACTATCCAATTCCGGCAcagaacatatttttttcaaaattctcacATCCGGTATAGCGCATTCAGATAGAAATCTGCGTTTCACATCTATTATCGTTTCATCCGACTTGCTGTTACGTGAATCGTTCATCATTTCTGTACATCGTTCTCTGACATTCCACAATACAGACGATTATGCAGATAGTATCATCTGAACTATAATGATAGTGAATATATATTCTAGTATGAAACATTAacaaaacaataacaaattgaCTAATTTATGTGCGTAAAAAACTTATACTTTTTTAGCCACAACATTCAGCTAAAATCTATATC
This DNA window, taken from Linepithema humile isolate Giens D197 chromosome 7, Lhum_UNIL_v1.0, whole genome shotgun sequence, encodes the following:
- the LOC137001321 gene encoding uncharacterized protein, which produces MMNDSRNSKSDETIIDVKRRFLSECAIPDVRILKKICSVPELDSNTSYDDICGPWKFDNVPLHDQYSYQPFTLITSEDVAYMRQQRDEKLILLFLEKKILRNTSYKDEKKEILVKLLWQTFKFFKEKLFTDQQICTVIELILSTHNFYLANYWNTIEETYNYFFKRVLQCTVMDPPKCVEIFTPNQAEIILEFFHEIYLQNIVLLHLVYMTHYCIVMRFGDRQ